In Leptospira perdikensis, a single genomic region encodes these proteins:
- the prfB gene encoding peptide chain release factor 2, translating to MDRSLKDLKKQTSEMIETFQSYWTAQNFQEDYDRLSSLIEKANDPKLWDSPDQAKTVTQKRNELQLKLDPWLELKKELSDFPDLIELTSEEMGEAGLKSLNDDFDRMFETFENLQMLDALAGKDDGKAAFINIHPGAGGTESQDWADMLLRMYTRFCEQKGYRAELVDYQPGETAGIKNATLYIQGDHPFGYLKCESGVHRLVRISPFDSNKRRHTSFASVYVTPEVDDDIQVNIEEKDLRVDVYRSSGAGGQHVNTTDSAVRITHVPTGIVVSCQMERSQIKNRDTAMKMLRARLYEMEKQKAEEENAKKAGEKRDISWGSQIRSYVFHPYNLVKDHRTDFETGNVHAVMDGDLEDFIIAYLKYLTNQKANAKV from the coding sequence ATGGATAGATCACTAAAAGACTTAAAAAAACAAACATCAGAAATGATTGAAACCTTCCAATCCTATTGGACAGCTCAAAATTTTCAGGAAGATTACGACCGTTTATCCTCACTCATCGAAAAAGCAAACGATCCCAAATTATGGGACTCACCTGACCAAGCAAAAACAGTCACTCAAAAACGAAACGAGTTACAACTAAAGTTAGATCCTTGGTTGGAATTAAAAAAGGAACTGAGTGATTTTCCTGATTTGATTGAACTCACTTCGGAAGAAATGGGTGAGGCAGGTCTAAAATCTTTAAACGATGATTTTGATCGTATGTTTGAGACATTTGAAAACTTGCAAATGTTAGATGCCCTTGCTGGTAAAGATGATGGCAAAGCCGCCTTTATCAATATCCATCCTGGTGCCGGTGGAACAGAATCCCAAGACTGGGCCGATATGTTACTGCGAATGTACACACGGTTTTGTGAACAAAAAGGATACCGTGCCGAACTTGTCGATTACCAACCGGGTGAAACTGCTGGAATCAAAAACGCTACACTTTACATCCAAGGGGATCATCCTTTTGGTTATTTAAAATGTGAATCGGGTGTACATCGATTGGTTCGGATCTCACCTTTTGATTCTAACAAAAGAAGGCATACTTCTTTTGCCTCTGTGTATGTTACTCCAGAAGTAGATGATGACATTCAAGTGAACATCGAAGAAAAAGACCTTCGTGTGGATGTTTATCGTTCCTCGGGTGCTGGTGGACAGCACGTCAACACAACGGACTCTGCTGTAAGAATCACACACGTTCCTACTGGGATTGTGGTTTCTTGTCAGATGGAAAGATCCCAAATCAAAAACCGTGATACTGCAATGAAGATGCTTCGTGCTCGTTTGTATGAAATGGAAAAACAAAAAGCTGAAGAAGAAAACGCAAAAAAAGCAGGTGAAAAACGTGATATCTCTTGGGGATCACAAATTCGAAGTTATGTGTTCCATCCTTATAATTTGGTAAAAGACCATAGAACCGATTTTGAAACAGGAAACGTCCATGCAGTGATGGATGGAGACTTGGAAGATTTTATCATTGCTTACTTAAAATACCTGACAAACCAAAAGGCAAACGCGAAAGTATAA
- a CDS encoding sigma 54-interacting transcriptional regulator gives MSVKQDISGTLRKIQKEIQQLPNITDRLNFILDMTLTLFGASTGSISIMDQEEKVLTIVAAKGMDWEKKIAAKLPFNLGVTGRAASTREIIYVPDVTLDKDYVKLIETVRSELAIPLLTRDSTVGVLNLESDKVNFFSPDIINQATLFASQLTIVILEERIAKEAFEKSKREEDPVEEILGYDPSILFLKHRIRQVGPSDTSVMIIGEEGAGKKLIAKALHYISQRKNGPFLTVDCSGLSYELLEAELFGAQSGKIFNPGKIEQANGGSLYIESIGDLPSNLQTRFFQTLRDKTMPNPSAKKKDEVLNIRIFTGSKRDLLEDIQKETFSMDLYYRLAEVPLRMPPLRERRGDVPLLAHHFLYQYNKQYGRTKTFSTDALKALTGMPWSGNVRQLQSVIQYAVLVPPEVVLEPHSFLQDGKRETESNAKVQSFGVGTEILSPSENLSLNIAIERLEAIWIKEAFQRVSTQEEAAKLLGISRGSLQYKIKNNQFLDGFNT, from the coding sequence ATGTCTGTAAAACAGGATATTTCCGGTACTTTAAGGAAAATCCAAAAAGAAATTCAACAACTTCCGAATATTACGGATCGTTTGAATTTCATTTTGGACATGACTCTAACATTGTTTGGAGCCTCTACCGGTAGTATTTCCATTATGGACCAGGAAGAAAAAGTCCTCACCATTGTTGCGGCCAAAGGAATGGATTGGGAGAAAAAAATTGCTGCCAAACTTCCTTTTAATTTGGGTGTCACTGGCCGTGCAGCTTCCACTAGAGAAATCATCTATGTCCCAGATGTAACTTTAGATAAAGATTATGTAAAATTAATCGAGACCGTTCGTTCGGAACTCGCCATCCCTCTGTTGACTAGAGACTCAACAGTAGGGGTTTTAAACTTAGAATCTGATAAAGTAAATTTTTTCTCACCAGATATCATCAACCAAGCCACGTTATTTGCATCTCAATTAACAATCGTTATTCTTGAAGAACGAATTGCTAAAGAAGCTTTTGAAAAATCCAAAAGAGAAGAAGATCCTGTTGAAGAAATTCTTGGTTATGATCCGAGTATTTTATTTTTAAAACATAGAATCAGACAAGTTGGTCCCTCGGATACATCGGTGATGATCATTGGAGAGGAAGGTGCGGGTAAAAAATTAATCGCTAAGGCATTACATTATATATCACAAAGAAAAAATGGGCCATTTCTCACTGTAGATTGTTCTGGTCTTAGTTATGAATTATTAGAAGCAGAATTATTTGGTGCTCAAAGCGGGAAGATATTCAATCCCGGAAAAATAGAACAAGCCAATGGTGGATCCTTATACATTGAATCCATTGGGGATTTACCATCCAACTTACAAACTCGATTTTTCCAAACATTAAGAGATAAAACAATGCCCAATCCTTCTGCGAAAAAAAAGGACGAAGTTTTAAACATTCGAATTTTTACCGGAAGTAAACGGGATTTATTGGAAGATATACAGAAAGAAACTTTTTCAATGGATTTGTATTATCGCCTAGCCGAGGTTCCTTTGCGTATGCCTCCGTTACGCGAACGAAGAGGAGATGTTCCTCTTCTTGCTCACCATTTTTTATATCAATACAACAAACAATATGGAAGGACTAAAACATTTTCGACTGATGCACTAAAGGCACTGACAGGAATGCCTTGGAGTGGAAATGTAAGGCAACTCCAAAGTGTCATTCAATATGCAGTCCTTGTTCCTCCAGAAGTTGTTTTGGAACCCCACTCCTTTTTACAAGATGGAAAACGAGAAACTGAATCGAATGCCAAGGTTCAAAGTTTTGGAGTGGGAACGGAGATTCTATCTCCTTCGGAAAATCTTTCTCTCAATATTGCGATTGAAAGGTTGGAAGCCATTTGGATCAAAGAAGCCTTCCAAAGAGTCTCCACACAGGAAGAAGCTGCCAAACTTTTGGGAATTAGCCGCGGTTCTTTGCAGTATAAGATCAAAAATAACCAATTTCTGGACGGATTCAATACTTAA
- a CDS encoding OmpA family protein, producing MADSYYRTINGKQYDNELLEIAEKATKRSKAPIGKNIAKTLFDAIKDGGDYTDVEKRTVKHIRDNFKFSPEADEYLRSEIRKWAAKISVPAAKKKSATKVSSKKESTPKRSSARSAKSSFEGFTPSYLETYEGTDSHDDVAPTPEYNELVALNKFQITPKQNRIGRLVLLGLVFLFFIVLIIFGIRSCNRSSKQSQNLNQGSNVSAEVGSRSLERVALSEGKISNRFESRASAIRYINELQIRFIKQSMQTEDLAADKIATLAEALKAYPAVRIRVKGHTCFIGEMDENKILSDERAKFIFDELVKNGVSASQIDYRGFGETAEIESNSTEAGRIKNRRVDFTVLSVTE from the coding sequence GTGGCAGATAGTTATTACCGGACAATCAATGGTAAACAATATGATAATGAATTGTTAGAAATCGCTGAGAAAGCCACCAAACGTAGCAAAGCTCCTATTGGCAAAAATATCGCCAAGACCCTATTTGATGCCATTAAAGATGGTGGGGATTATACAGATGTGGAAAAACGCACTGTAAAACACATACGAGATAATTTTAAATTTTCACCTGAAGCAGATGAATACCTTCGTTCCGAAATTCGTAAGTGGGCAGCAAAAATCTCCGTTCCCGCTGCAAAGAAAAAGTCGGCAACTAAGGTATCCTCGAAAAAAGAATCCACACCAAAACGAAGTTCAGCTCGGTCTGCCAAATCTTCCTTTGAAGGTTTTACTCCTTCTTATTTAGAAACCTATGAAGGTACAGACTCTCATGATGATGTAGCTCCAACACCTGAATATAATGAACTCGTTGCTTTGAATAAATTTCAAATCACACCGAAACAAAATCGAATTGGTAGACTGGTTTTACTTGGATTGGTTTTTTTATTTTTTATTGTTCTAATTATTTTTGGGATCCGTAGTTGTAATCGTAGTTCTAAGCAGTCACAAAATCTAAACCAAGGTTCCAACGTATCAGCAGAAGTGGGATCCAGATCTTTGGAACGAGTGGCCTTGTCAGAGGGAAAGATATCGAATCGATTTGAATCCAGAGCTTCGGCCATTCGTTATATCAATGAACTTCAAATTCGTTTTATCAAACAAAGTATGCAAACAGAAGATTTGGCTGCAGATAAAATTGCTACTTTGGCAGAAGCTTTAAAAGCTTATCCTGCAGTTCGGATTCGAGTGAAAGGACATACTTGTTTTATTGGTGAGATGGATGAAAACAAAATCCTATCCGATGAACGTGCTAAGTTTATTTTTGATGAATTGGTAAAAAATGGAGTGAGTGCATCGCAAATCGACTATCGTGGATTTGGTGAAACTGCAGAAATTGAATCCAATTCCACAGAAGCTGGTCGCATTAAAAATAGACGTGTTGACTTTACTGTTTTATCTGTTACAGAATAA
- a CDS encoding motility associated factor glycosyltransferase family protein — translation MNKSYLEKNLAALPAKLAEVILNPENTFASTSSQSSETFPSYKLTQSKTGDPTLELEGVWIHSRFDPKKEAERFATELPHDGSERIYLLFGAGIGYIIPYLLEREKVTIIWMEPYPFFIRESFQIFDFSKAFLEGKLILITGEGLEDQLSEAVKGKGTHPISFVPHRGSWQWRESDYIKLRYTAEQMFHKKDVNLATLTRFEKIWAKNICYNLPELSKFRPVSDLFGIAEGISIVVCGAGPSLSESVPDLTKYRNQFLLLAVDTALPILTSFGVEPDLIFSVDPQALNSQYLEDYSGNGILIFDPTSTYLSLRLDKGPNKGFVTSSPFPLIGLLERTGSEEIGSVPFGGSVSTNAASLATLMGANSVFLVGQDLSFTKGLAHSKGAVLEERLNYLESRKFRREKHNYKQLFALPQKKVTGDLEETYITNEKMLIFKKWFEDHAKENPWTNLTKFGAKLEGIRHSEFGKEFASDENEVNTQTNLVRSVRNQIQSQLKIEIPFFDPKQLVSEIKSTTESLSEFVTTVKRGLVVSQRIYNQIQRNQINPKTFSEDIKQMDSIDEQVSGKKGLNEILSLGIQRVILTITEGYDDQLTLEEKENPQLGVAKKSLLLYEGLYESVRSTKRMLTKSLYRML, via the coding sequence GTGAACAAATCTTACCTAGAAAAAAATCTAGCAGCCTTACCTGCCAAGTTAGCAGAAGTGATTTTGAATCCAGAAAATACATTTGCCAGTACGAGTTCTCAAAGTTCAGAAACTTTCCCTTCTTACAAGCTAACCCAATCCAAAACTGGAGATCCCACTTTAGAATTAGAGGGAGTTTGGATTCATAGTCGGTTTGATCCAAAAAAAGAAGCGGAACGATTTGCCACCGAACTTCCCCATGACGGAAGTGAACGCATTTATTTGTTGTTTGGTGCTGGGATTGGATACATCATTCCTTATTTACTGGAAAGAGAAAAAGTAACTATCATTTGGATGGAACCTTATCCATTTTTTATTAGAGAATCCTTTCAAATTTTTGATTTTTCTAAAGCATTTTTAGAGGGAAAGTTAATCCTCATTACAGGTGAAGGTTTAGAAGACCAACTCTCCGAAGCAGTGAAGGGGAAAGGAACTCACCCCATTAGTTTTGTACCTCATCGGGGATCTTGGCAATGGCGAGAATCGGATTATATAAAACTCCGATATACCGCCGAACAGATGTTTCACAAAAAAGATGTAAATCTTGCCACCCTCACTCGGTTTGAAAAAATCTGGGCCAAAAATATTTGTTACAATCTCCCCGAATTATCTAAGTTTCGGCCCGTCTCGGATCTCTTTGGAATTGCGGAAGGAATCTCCATTGTTGTTTGCGGGGCCGGACCGAGTCTTTCTGAATCCGTACCCGATCTCACAAAGTACAGAAATCAGTTCCTCCTTCTCGCGGTGGACACGGCCCTTCCTATCCTTACTTCATTTGGTGTGGAACCCGATTTGATTTTTTCTGTCGACCCGCAGGCCTTAAATAGCCAATACCTAGAAGATTATTCGGGAAATGGCATTCTCATTTTTGATCCTACGTCTACCTATTTGAGTCTCAGATTGGACAAGGGACCAAACAAAGGTTTTGTGACATCTTCTCCGTTTCCTTTGATCGGATTACTAGAAAGAACAGGTAGTGAGGAGATTGGCTCTGTACCTTTTGGTGGTTCGGTGTCTACCAATGCCGCAAGCCTTGCGACTCTTATGGGTGCAAACTCTGTTTTTTTAGTGGGTCAGGATTTGAGTTTTACGAAAGGTCTTGCTCACTCCAAAGGAGCAGTGCTCGAAGAACGATTGAACTATTTAGAATCTAGAAAATTTCGCCGGGAAAAACACAACTATAAACAACTGTTTGCTTTACCCCAAAAAAAAGTCACTGGGGATTTGGAAGAAACCTATATCACCAATGAAAAGATGTTAATCTTTAAAAAATGGTTTGAAGACCATGCAAAAGAAAATCCATGGACCAACCTAACCAAGTTTGGTGCAAAACTAGAAGGAATCCGACATTCCGAGTTTGGAAAAGAGTTTGCGAGTGATGAGAATGAAGTAAATACCCAAACCAATTTGGTAAGATCTGTTCGGAATCAAATCCAATCTCAATTGAAAATAGAAATTCCATTTTTTGATCCAAAACAATTAGTCTCAGAAATTAAGTCAACAACCGAATCCTTATCAGAATTTGTCACCACGGTCAAACGTGGGTTAGTGGTTTCCCAAAGAATTTATAACCAAATCCAAAGAAACCAAATCAATCCCAAAACCTTCTCCGAAGACATCAAACAAATGGATTCTATCGATGAACAGGTATCGGGGAAAAAAGGACTCAATGAAATTTTAAGTTTGGGAATCCAAAGGGTCATTTTAACCATTACGGAAGGTTATGATGACCAGTTAACTTTGGAAGAAAAAGAAAATCCCCAACTAGGTGTGGCAAAAAAATCTTTATTGTTATACGAAGGATTGTACGAATCCGTTCGGTCAACCAAACGGATGCTCACAAAATCACTCTATCGAATGTTGTAA
- a CDS encoding penicillin-binding protein, with protein MTEYKQRFKYIILFILSLFVILLFRVIYLTYFNDNIINLKSSKYVQRGTIFDRRGIELAISRESATVGIDPTNIYDPELTAQELGPILGITPNKLIETIREKQNYFLLKREIELTKAEKIKALSLPGVRVEKEYKRIYPQGSLAASLLGFTGYDDDKALSGLEMLFNLELLSTPDAESSKGNNVHLTIDSIIQYRLEKSLQKAFIQTASKRGIGMIMDTETGKILAMASYPNFDPNNFQNFPLESHTNWSIRHVYEPGSTMKIFIALMLLNEGKILPGEKFHCPGYIEIGKTTIRCTDNHGHVNLDEILQYSCNVGIIKAAQKIDDATYYRYMDQFKFGKRTNFSIHEAKGYLPPLNKWNKSTPYFLSIGQGVSVTPIQLITAAAAVVNGGILFEPSVVSQITNSYGELVHEFSIKNELLGIKEGAAKKTLNAMGKAVSQGTGKKAYLENYFIAGKTGTSQKAKAGAGYQAGLFTASFLGFFPAEKPKYVGLIVFDEPGGDAHTGGGIAAPVFREVVESIIPIVEKSEKALVYRLKGERNKIYKLDPKVMPDLTGFTASETIQILKQLKAEYKLEGSGFVKSQDPKAGSSLSPNAAIKIILEP; from the coding sequence ATGACCGAATACAAACAACGTTTTAAGTATATTATTCTATTTATACTCTCGCTCTTTGTCATTCTGCTCTTTCGAGTGATTTATCTTACTTATTTTAACGATAATATCATTAATTTAAAATCGAGTAAGTATGTACAACGAGGAACTATATTTGATAGACGAGGGATAGAACTTGCCATCTCTCGCGAGTCGGCAACTGTTGGGATTGATCCAACGAACATATATGATCCAGAACTCACGGCACAGGAGTTAGGTCCCATCCTTGGAATCACTCCGAACAAACTAATTGAAACCATAAGAGAAAAACAAAACTACTTTTTATTAAAAAGAGAAATTGAACTTACCAAAGCAGAAAAAATAAAAGCTTTGTCTCTTCCCGGAGTTCGTGTGGAAAAAGAATACAAACGAATTTATCCACAAGGAAGTTTGGCCGCAAGTTTACTTGGGTTTACAGGTTATGATGACGACAAAGCCCTTTCAGGTCTTGAAATGTTATTTAATTTGGAATTGTTATCCACACCAGATGCCGAATCTAGCAAAGGAAACAATGTCCATCTAACCATTGATAGTATCATTCAATACCGATTGGAAAAATCATTACAAAAAGCCTTTATCCAAACCGCATCCAAACGCGGAATTGGTATGATTATGGATACGGAAACCGGGAAAATTTTGGCTATGGCTTCCTATCCCAATTTTGATCCCAACAATTTTCAAAACTTTCCATTGGAATCACATACCAATTGGTCCATCCGTCATGTTTATGAACCCGGATCGACAATGAAAATCTTCATTGCACTTATGTTACTCAATGAAGGAAAAATCCTTCCTGGTGAAAAGTTCCATTGTCCTGGTTACATTGAAATTGGAAAAACAACCATTCGTTGTACTGATAATCATGGTCATGTCAATTTAGATGAAATTTTACAATATTCTTGTAATGTTGGAATCATTAAAGCGGCCCAAAAGATTGATGATGCCACTTACTATCGTTATATGGACCAATTTAAGTTTGGAAAACGAACTAATTTTTCCATCCATGAAGCAAAGGGGTATTTACCTCCTTTAAATAAATGGAACAAAAGTACACCTTACTTTTTATCCATTGGACAAGGTGTTTCTGTGACACCAATCCAACTCATCACAGCTGCTGCAGCCGTTGTGAATGGTGGGATTTTATTTGAACCATCCGTTGTCTCTCAAATCACCAATTCTTATGGGGAGCTCGTTCATGAATTTTCGATCAAAAATGAATTACTTGGAATCAAAGAAGGGGCTGCCAAAAAAACATTAAATGCCATGGGAAAAGCGGTCTCCCAGGGAACCGGGAAAAAAGCATATTTAGAAAACTACTTCATCGCAGGAAAAACAGGGACTTCACAGAAAGCAAAAGCGGGTGCAGGATACCAAGCCGGTCTTTTTACTGCTAGTTTTCTTGGATTTTTCCCAGCAGAGAAACCTAAATATGTGGGCCTCATTGTTTTTGATGAACCCGGAGGGGATGCACATACCGGTGGAGGGATCGCAGCACCTGTCTTTCGTGAGGTGGTAGAAAGTATCATTCCTATAGTGGAAAAAAGTGAGAAAGCTCTTGTTTATCGATTGAAAGGTGAACGAAATAAAATCTACAAACTTGATCCTAAGGTGATGCCAGATCTTACTGGATTCACTGCATCTGAAACCATCCAAATTTTAAAACAACTCAAAGCAGAATACAAATTAGAAGGATCTGGATTTGTCAAATCACAAGATCCAAAAGCGGGATCTTCGCTTTCACCTAATGCTGCGATCAAAATTATTTTGGAACCGTAA
- the lepB gene encoding signal peptidase I has protein sequence METETKVSRLWAKFKRYTRRSLLIFLFLCFLLFVRIFLFQIYSIQGNSMYPTLEHGSVVFVWKGGFAISAKFFGTELLYTDPKINKLDLVLFVSQEDDLVVKRVIGLPGEFYSIEAGRVLIDSTELLENYLPKGTYTSEPSASIFLNRHNSPFLAMDKQGRIPPGYYLLLGDNRQYSTDSRSFGLVPVEKIKGKVTFYF, from the coding sequence ATGGAAACAGAAACTAAAGTCTCCCGCCTCTGGGCAAAATTCAAACGATACACCCGTCGTAGCCTTCTTATTTTTCTATTTCTCTGTTTCCTGCTATTTGTTCGAATCTTTTTATTCCAAATTTATTCCATCCAAGGAAATTCCATGTATCCGACCTTGGAACATGGATCTGTGGTTTTTGTTTGGAAAGGTGGATTTGCCATTTCTGCCAAATTCTTTGGAACGGAACTTCTTTATACAGATCCAAAAATCAACAAACTAGATTTGGTACTTTTTGTAAGCCAAGAGGATGACCTTGTCGTTAAACGTGTGATAGGTTTACCTGGAGAATTTTATTCCATTGAAGCAGGGCGTGTCCTCATAGACTCTACTGAATTATTGGAAAACTATCTTCCGAAAGGAACCTATACAAGTGAGCCAAGTGCTTCCATATTTTTAAACCGTCATAATTCTCCTTTCCTCGCAATGGACAAACAAGGGAGAATTCCCCCAGGTTATTATCTTCTTCTTGGTGACAACAGGCAATATTCAACAGACTCCCGTTCGTTTGGACTTGTTCCTGTAGAAAAAATCAAAGGCAAAGTGACTTTCTATTTTTAA
- the thrC gene encoding threonine synthase has translation MSLTKYQFRAQFRCTNESCGKTYPLHQVIYSCEVCGELLNVEHDIDSLKQVSAKEWKAEFESRFRSSQFPNASGVWGKKEWVLPGISDENIITSGEGTSHLYDASRFAKDLGLASLHVKQCGVSHTGSFKDLGMTVLVSQVNQMIADGVPIKAVACASTGDTSAALASYAAKAGIPSIILLPANKVSTAQLIQPVANGALVLALETDFDGCMAVVKELTKEKSIYLANSMNSLRIEGQKTISVEITQQLGWKVPDWIVIPGGNLGNVSALGMGFEMMLELGLIDKLPRIILAQAKNASPLYESFKKGFADFSPVIAEKTLASAIQIGDPVSVKKAIRVLKKFKGIVEVASEEELANAAARGDLYGLYNDPHTGVALAALLKSVESGVVAKGESVVVISTANGLKFTEFKLAFHEGKIPNIDEKLRNRIQSCKPNISGVMEILGKQLKKS, from the coding sequence ATGTCACTTACAAAATATCAATTCCGAGCACAGTTTCGTTGCACCAATGAATCTTGTGGCAAAACCTATCCCCTCCACCAAGTGATTTATTCCTGTGAAGTTTGCGGGGAACTTTTAAATGTCGAACATGATATAGACAGCCTCAAACAAGTTTCGGCAAAAGAATGGAAGGCTGAATTTGAATCTAGGTTCCGTTCTAGCCAATTCCCGAATGCTTCTGGGGTTTGGGGGAAAAAAGAGTGGGTCCTTCCCGGAATTAGTGATGAAAATATCATCACTTCGGGAGAAGGAACAAGCCATTTGTATGATGCTTCACGGTTTGCAAAAGATTTGGGACTAGCTAGCCTTCATGTCAAACAGTGTGGGGTTTCTCATACTGGCTCTTTTAAAGATTTAGGGATGACCGTTCTTGTGAGCCAGGTCAATCAAATGATAGCAGACGGAGTGCCCATCAAAGCGGTGGCTTGCGCGTCGACTGGTGATACCTCGGCAGCTCTTGCTTCTTATGCAGCCAAAGCAGGGATTCCTTCCATTATACTTTTACCTGCTAACAAAGTATCAACGGCGCAACTCATCCAACCCGTGGCCAATGGCGCATTAGTTTTGGCTTTGGAAACAGACTTTGATGGTTGTATGGCAGTGGTGAAAGAACTCACCAAAGAAAAATCGATTTATCTTGCCAACTCTATGAATTCACTTCGGATTGAAGGCCAAAAAACAATCTCTGTCGAAATTACACAACAGTTAGGTTGGAAGGTACCGGATTGGATTGTGATTCCTGGTGGAAATTTAGGAAACGTTTCGGCCCTCGGAATGGGATTTGAAATGATGTTGGAACTTGGTCTTATTGATAAATTACCAAGAATTATTTTAGCTCAAGCCAAAAATGCAAGCCCCCTCTACGAATCGTTTAAGAAAGGTTTTGCGGACTTCTCTCCGGTGATAGCGGAAAAAACGTTAGCTTCTGCGATCCAAATTGGGGATCCAGTTTCCGTAAAAAAAGCCATCCGTGTTTTAAAGAAATTCAAAGGGATTGTGGAAGTAGCCTCGGAAGAAGAATTGGCCAATGCGGCCGCTCGTGGGGACCTTTACGGACTTTATAACGACCCTCATACGGGTGTGGCTCTTGCGGCACTTTTGAAATCGGTAGAATCGGGTGTGGTTGCGAAGGGTGAGTCTGTGGTTGTGATCTCTACAGCGAATGGGCTCAAGTTCACAGAATTCAAATTGGCCTTCCATGAAGGGAAAATCCCTAACATTGATGAGAAACTGAGGAACAGAATCCAATCTTGCAAACCAAACATCAGCGGAGTGATGGAAATCCTAGGCAAACAACTGAAGAAATCATAA
- a CDS encoding LIC10486 family protein, which translates to MSELSSKADQLKRQADLIGLTREAVFTDEQAKEVLQGKITDGYLVKVKIDLDSLNGMVLILVSSIRKHVMELYAVVGTSPTFRRIRTFADHVQISTDLGDIGKTGGYDPAISENIGRAVHRAFTKEKLEELLPLWQKKDPSHIAEILEAPILAATKGRNIKLQAEVDKLSTAKFRYENPMKGVILPIPKPEDESPSAKDASVPGVSTEPAKGELSSLERQIAQYRASFPKELNMKTVISPINGVEFDNLVEGMEILFRVPTETPEGLTNAQILGLIDEEGKIAKDPVVGRFLGIAGNKTEYHIFAEGPNQYLLHSVEEHPVKVAIPKPAAMASAPNKSSAAQGQKKKVGNTQAQESKSSGANLFMLMGAFVTIVLFGVLIFVMVIL; encoded by the coding sequence ATGTCCGAATTAAGCTCAAAAGCAGACCAACTCAAAAGACAAGCAGACCTCATTGGTCTGACAAGAGAAGCCGTGTTTACGGATGAACAAGCCAAGGAAGTACTACAAGGTAAAATTACAGACGGTTACCTAGTAAAAGTCAAAATCGACTTGGACAGTTTGAACGGAATGGTTCTCATCCTTGTATCTTCCATTCGAAAACATGTAATGGAATTGTATGCTGTAGTAGGAACATCTCCCACCTTTAGAAGAATCCGAACTTTTGCAGATCATGTCCAGATCTCAACCGACTTAGGAGATATTGGGAAAACTGGTGGTTATGACCCTGCAATTTCCGAGAACATTGGTCGCGCAGTGCACAGAGCTTTCACTAAAGAGAAGTTAGAAGAACTACTTCCCCTTTGGCAAAAAAAAGATCCTTCTCATATTGCTGAAATTTTAGAAGCACCTATCCTTGCTGCTACAAAAGGTAGGAATATTAAACTCCAGGCAGAAGTAGACAAACTGTCTACGGCAAAGTTTCGGTATGAAAACCCAATGAAAGGTGTGATCCTTCCTATCCCAAAACCAGAAGACGAATCACCATCTGCAAAAGATGCTTCGGTTCCGGGAGTTTCCACCGAACCGGCAAAAGGTGAACTTTCTTCATTGGAACGTCAGATTGCCCAGTACCGAGCGTCTTTTCCAAAAGAATTGAATATGAAAACTGTTATCTCCCCGATCAACGGTGTAGAGTTTGATAATTTGGTTGAAGGTATGGAAATTCTTTTTCGAGTTCCTACAGAAACTCCCGAAGGACTCACCAATGCACAAATACTAGGTCTTATTGATGAGGAAGGAAAAATTGCAAAAGATCCAGTGGTTGGAAGGTTTCTTGGAATTGCTGGTAACAAAACAGAATACCATATCTTCGCAGAAGGTCCGAACCAATACTTACTTCATTCTGTGGAAGAACATCCGGTGAAAGTTGCTATTCCCAAACCCGCTGCTATGGCAAGTGCACCAAACAAAAGTTCTGCTGCACAAGGGCAAAAGAAAAAAGTTGGGAATACTCAGGCCCAAGAATCTAAGTCGTCAGGTGCCAACTTGTTTATGCTTATGGGTGCCTTTGTGACGATTGTCCTCTTTGGAGTATTGATTTTTGTGATGGTGATTTTATAA